In Nitrosophilus labii, the following proteins share a genomic window:
- a CDS encoding SDR family NAD(P)-dependent oxidoreductase yields the protein MKIFITGIGSGLGEALAKEYLEAGEEVYAISKNCPKSLQNFDNLHFKALNLFATEEIKTALEILLKDVELDIAILNAGILGELKDMSETSLYEIESVMSLNVWANKVILDFLKGKTVKQIVAISSGASVSGSRGWNAYALSKSALNMLIKLYSNEMPNSHLISLAPGLIMTPMMEYIINNGDEEKFPTVKRLKESSKMEPVDAARLLIDGFSKLLEFPSGTYVDIRKI from the coding sequence ATGAAAATATTTATCACAGGTATCGGAAGTGGACTTGGAGAAGCTTTGGCTAAAGAATATCTAGAAGCGGGCGAAGAGGTATATGCGATAAGCAAAAACTGTCCAAAATCTTTGCAAAACTTCGACAATCTACACTTTAAAGCGCTCAATCTTTTCGCCACTGAAGAGATAAAAACCGCTTTGGAGATTTTACTAAAAGATGTAGAACTGGATATCGCTATTTTAAACGCCGGAATTTTAGGTGAGTTAAAAGATATGAGTGAAACAAGCCTATATGAGATAGAGAGTGTTATGAGTTTAAACGTATGGGCAAACAAAGTTATTTTGGATTTTCTAAAAGGTAAAACGGTAAAACAGATAGTCGCGATTAGCAGCGGAGCTAGCGTTAGCGGAAGCCGAGGATGGAACGCTTACGCTCTGAGCAAATCAGCTTTAAATATGCTTATAAAACTCTATTCAAACGAGATGCCAAACTCTCATCTTATATCTTTAGCTCCTGGACTTATAATGACTCCTATGATGGAGTATATTATTAATAATGGTGATGAAGAGAAATTTCCAACCGTCAAAAGATTAAAAGAGTCTTCCAAGATGGAGCCGGTTGATGCGGCAAGACTTCTTATAGATGGTTTTTCAAAACTTTTAGAGTTTCCAAGCGGGACTTATGTGGACATAAGAAAGATTTAA
- the modA gene encoding molybdate ABC transporter substrate-binding protein, translating to MFKIALLLFLGIYANAAITIAASANVQYALNDIIKEFENFYNIKAKQVISSSGKLSLQITKGAPYDIFLSADMKYPLFLYKKGYAATKPKVYAKGSLVLWTMKGVDLKDWENSLIKEAKKIAVANPKNAPYGKAAMEVLKRKGVFDKVKKKLIFGDSVSQTNQYIASKIADAGFSAKAVVLSPKMRGKGEWIEMDKTLYEPIKQGVIVTKQGYKKHKNEVLKFYRFLFSEKAKNILKRYGYEVD from the coding sequence ATGTTTAAAATAGCGCTGCTTCTATTTTTAGGTATTTACGCCAACGCCGCTATAACGATTGCGGCATCGGCTAACGTTCAATACGCCCTTAATGACATCATAAAAGAGTTTGAAAACTTCTATAACATAAAGGCGAAACAAGTAATCTCATCTAGCGGAAAACTCTCCTTGCAGATAACCAAAGGTGCGCCATACGATATCTTTTTATCGGCGGATATGAAATATCCACTCTTTTTGTATAAAAAAGGGTATGCGGCTACAAAGCCCAAAGTATACGCTAAAGGATCTTTGGTTTTATGGACTATGAAGGGAGTGGATTTAAAAGATTGGGAAAATAGTTTAATAAAAGAGGCAAAAAAGATAGCTGTCGCCAATCCTAAAAATGCCCCCTACGGGAAAGCTGCTATGGAAGTTTTAAAAAGAAAAGGAGTTTTTGACAAAGTCAAAAAAAAGTTGATTTTCGGTGATAGCGTATCACAGACAAACCAGTATATAGCCTCGAAAATTGCCGATGCCGGTTTTAGCGCAAAAGCCGTAGTTTTAAGTCCTAAGATGAGAGGAAAAGGAGAGTGGATCGAGATGGATAAAACTCTTTACGAACCTATAAAACAGGGCGTAATAGTAACAAAACAAGGATATAAAAAGCATAAAAACGAAGTTTTGAAATTTTACCGCTTTCTTTTTAGCGAAAAAGCAAAAAACATCTTAAAAAGATACGGGTATGAAGTGGATTGA
- a CDS encoding TOBE domain-containing protein produces MNKIAAVIEEIKSKGEFTIVKLKRFEDSFTSLILQNGYLLPFLKKDNRVWMVFKESEVSIAKGECKISLQNRFFCKITHIEYDDILAMITLDYKKERVRSLITYNALRELDLKVGDEVFAFVKSNELAIMEL; encoded by the coding sequence ATGAACAAAATCGCCGCAGTTATAGAAGAGATAAAAAGCAAAGGGGAATTTACCATCGTAAAGCTCAAAAGATTTGAAGATAGTTTTACCTCCTTAATCCTACAAAACGGCTATTTGCTCCCCTTTTTAAAAAAAGATAATAGGGTATGGATGGTATTTAAAGAGAGCGAAGTGAGTATTGCAAAAGGAGAGTGCAAAATCAGCTTGCAAAACAGATTTTTTTGCAAAATAACACATATCGAATATGACGATATTTTAGCTATGATAACTCTTGACTATAAAAAGGAAAGAGTAAGATCCTTAATTACTTATAACGCCTTAAGAGAATTGGATCTTAAAGTGGGCGATGAGGTTTTCGCTTTTGTGAAATCTAACGAACTAGCGATTATGGAGCTGTAA